GCACAAATAGCGACGCCTGCTGGCCAACCCCCGAAACATGGAACCAATTCAACACCACAATCGGTGGGAAACTGATCCGCTCCgtcccctccgccgccgtctgCCACAGCCCCCGATACAACCCCGGTCAATGCGCAACCGCAAAACGCAGCTGGCTCGATAGTTTCTGGCGCACGAACCAGACGGGCGGGTATGCGGCGATGGTGTGGGAGATGGGTGAGACTGGGAGGTGTTTTATTGATACACCTGTTGAGGAGGGGTGTGATCAGGGGATTGGTATGCCCTTTTTTTTCGTCTCTAGTAGGTAAGAGGGTGGTTGGTTAACTTGGGTAGTACCGTATTACTCCGTCCGAGCACAGAGTGTTGAGGATATCCAAGCCTCTGTGAGATTCGCCAGTGAGAAGgatctatatctagtaaCCAAGAACACGGGGCATGATCAGTacgtctcctcctccttcactgGTATGGTATGGTTTAACAAGCCAGTCTCGGTCGGTCAAGCGGAAAAGGCGCATTCTCGATCTGGACGCATAACATGAAGGGCATTGAATGGCACGACGCGTTTATTCCCCGTGGAGCGCCAGATGATGCCGATATTGGTGTACCGGCTGTAACGCTGCAAGCTGGGGAGCAGTGGTTTGGTAGGACAATTCTTACCAGGATTGGATTGAATTAACTAACGGAATAGATGTATATCAAGCAGCATCCAAGAAAGGAGTCGTGGTTGTCGGAGGCTCAGCACGCACAGTCGGTGCAGCAGGGGGCTATCTGCTCGGCGGAGGCCACTCGCCGTTTGCACATTATTATGGCCTTGCGGCGGATAGTTAGTATTGCCATTGAATCTCATTGTCTAAGCTAACGGGGAAGATTTATTGGAAATGAGTATCGTCTCTGCGGCTGGCGAACATCTCGTGCTGAATCGGTATACGGACCCGGAGTACTTCTGGGCTGTGCGTGGTGGTGGGGGGAGTTCCTGGGGGGTATGTCAATTGTCAATTCATATATTACGATGACAAGTCTAAAAGAATAGGTCGTCACGTCAGTCACATACAAAACACACCCAGTCCCCGAGAACCTCATCATGGGCTTCGTCCAGCTGAACGCCACCAACGGGAATCTCACCAACGTCCTGGCCGAATCGCTTAAGCTCCTCCCGGGTGTCACGGACGCCGGATACATAGGGTACGGCGATCTCAGCGGGGGGTTCAACGGGTTCTTCATGACGCCGAATAGCACTGTTGGAGCGTTTAATGAGACCTTTGCGGGCTTCTTCAATCTATCTACCCGGCCTGGTGTGCAGGGCGCGGTTGGGGCGTATCCGTCAGACTGGGATGGGTATCTAGAGACGATTCTGAGGGATCCGAATATCGGGACCAATATCCAGGATACGTCGCGGCTGTTGACGGCGGATGTTATCCAGGACAAGGCGGAGGATCTGGCACGGTTTCTGGTGAAGAATCCGGGTGGGGGGTTCAATTTTAGTAAGTGTCAATATACTGTTTCCATGCTTATGCTTACCTGCGCAGTTGGGAAAGTGAACAACGATGAGCGTGACAATACTGCGGTACATGATatctggaagaagagccacGCCTTGCTGAGTATCTCGATTGACTGGGCGGATAACGCCACCGAGGCCGAGAAGCATAAGAAGAGATTACATGCAGTACACATGAGCGAGACCTTTTCGGAGATTGTTGGATCTGACGATGGGACGTACATAAACGAAGCAAATCCGTAAGTCAgtctatattttaattctgAGCTAACGATGTCTAGATATGAGCCGAACTGGGAGAGCGTGTTCTGGGGAGATAAGTATGAGAGACTGCTCGAGATTAAA
The nucleotide sequence above comes from Aspergillus puulaauensis MK2 DNA, chromosome 3, nearly complete sequence. Encoded proteins:
- a CDS encoding FAD/FMN-containing protein (COG:S;~EggNog:ENOG410PN1M;~InterPro:IPR006094,IPR036318,IPR016166,IPR012951;~PFAM:PF08031,PF01565;~SECRETED:SignalP(1-18);~go_function: GO:0016491 - oxidoreductase activity [Evidence IEA];~go_function: GO:0050660 - flavin adenine dinucleotide binding [Evidence IEA];~go_function: GO:0071949 - FAD binding [Evidence IEA];~go_process: GO:0055114 - oxidation-reduction process [Evidence IEA]) — its product is MLIQTPLTALTLLSTAAGQSQPRHRCTNSDACWPTPETWNQFNTTIGGKLIRSVPSAAVCHSPRYNPGQCATAKRSWLDSFWRTNQTGGYAAMVWEMGETGRCFIDTPVEEGCDQGIVPYYSVRAQSVEDIQASVRFASEKDLYLVTKNTGHDHLGRSSGKGAFSIWTHNMKGIEWHDAFIPRGAPDDADIGVPAVTLQAGEQWFDVYQAASKKGVVVVGGSARTVGAAGGYLLGGGHSPFAHYYGLAADNLLEMSIVSAAGEHLVLNRYTDPEYFWAVRGGGGSSWGVVTSVTYKTHPVPENLIMGFVQLNATNGNLTNVLAESLKLLPGVTDAGYIGYGDLSGGFNGFFMTPNSTVGAFNETFAGFFNLSTRPGVQGAVGAYPSDWDGYLETILRDPNIGTNIQDTSRLLTADVIQDKAEDLARFLVKNPGGGFNFIGKVNNDERDNTAVHDIWKKSHALLSISIDWADNATEAEKHKKRLHAVHMSETFSEIVGSDDGTYINEANPYEPNWESVFWGDKYERLLEIKRRVDPTGLFICNRCVGGELVLQA